The segment TGAGTTCCAATATTTGGTCAATTTCCGGACAAGTGAAATTTAAACTTGGGATTTTTTCAACGATACTTGTCAACTCATTGAGGGAAAAGGCGCGCTCCTGCAGCGACGAATCTTGTCCATTCCGAATACGTTGTTGGTGTTTAAGAGACAAAATGTTTTGACAATCCTCGATGAACTGAGTCGCGCTTGACGTAAAATGTctcaaattgtttaaatacTCACCAAATAAATTCAATCGGTGTTGATCGTATGGTTGTTCGCCCGCAGCTGCCGTTGAAAAAATCGATGAGTTTATTTTATCTCCCTCATTGAGTAGTATTTTGTACTGTTTCAATGTTATTTCACTGTCCTGTGCCATCATTGTTTCGTAGTTTCGAATCCATGACTCAAAATTAACAGAgtattcattcaatattttgaaataactCTTAAGCTTATCATCGGAGTGAAACAATTGTAGCTCCACTTGAAATTTATCCATGAAATCTGGCGAATCCAAATATTTTAAAAAGCTTTCCATCGATATGAGCATAGAGTcctttgaatcaatttcagtGATCATAACGCGAGAGGGAAAGATAGAACTATGATCGTCATCAGCAATTATATCTGACAATGACTCCTCAACGACGCTGGTCTCCTTTATTTTTAGCTTTCTAATCTTGTCTCgcaattcaatttctctgAGATACAAAGCCTCATAGAGACTTGCGACTCTTGCAAAAACATCAGAGTTGAAGGATATATAGCCACCATTGTCATAGATCATAGCCACAGTAACAAGAAGCTTGAATACCAGAAAATTGGGTAAAATGCCTTGCTTTGATAACCAGTTTTCTCCCTCTATTGCGTAATCCAACCACAAACTagatgcaaaatttgtCTCTTCTGTGAAGTTAAATCCATAAGATTGAGCCGATGAATAAGTTTTAGGAAATTTAATGATAAATTCACCTGGATTTTGTACCGTTGTCGTATAACgaatattgtttttttcGAGTAATTCTGGTGTTATTCTCAAATCTTGATTATATTTAAACTCTTTATGTTGGCATATAGCGTCAAGCTTTGCATTTCCATGCTGTAGATTAACATCCAGCTTTGCATTAACTGAGTTCTCCAAGGATTTAATAATCAAATCTGTATCAATTTCGTCACAGTTGGACCTAAACAAAGCAGCGCATACTTTGTCCATGTCAACGGGTTCATCGTGATTTACGGTTGAAGCCAACATCACATCGTGGGTCGCATCTCTGACTAACTGCTCGAACTTTTCGAATTCAGATTCCGGTATGAAGTACCATCGTTTTGGCGCTCCAAAGAAGTGATAATTAATCAACTGAGTAAAGTGATCCTCACATGTCCAATTCTCTGTGCTAAATGTCATCCCGACATTCACTCTAGTCTCAGTCAACTCCTGGTTTCCGATATCCGATTCGTTCAATGTACCTAGTATAGCATTTGGTAGAGTTGAGAAGTTGTGAAGGTTCCAAGGGTACAATGCAGACTCCATTGTCCTATCTATACTTGTGGCTTGATTATACTCCCAGGGATTCTGATGTGAAAAGCCGTGAGGTGTAGTGTTTGGGTTCTTTGCATTTACAGCCTGTTTCGCATGTGATAAACTCAATTGGTGATTATTAAGtgcatttttgaaatttgacatATCATCGCCTATTCTCACAAATCCGGATCCGTGGACAGAACTTGGCAAATCTTTACCCATTTCGAGCTCAATACCATTGGAAAATACCAGATCAACATCTTGATTTCTGATGTACCTCCAGTATAAACTTTCAAGCTCTTTAAACCCTATGCAATCCCGCTGCCCAGGATCTGCACGGAATAGATCTTTATTCTGTTGAACGATGTActcttgaaattttatATCCTTTTCCATAAACTGTCTCAAGGTGTAGGACGAAGCAATTTTAGGCACCTCTGTTAAAGAGGATCCATCTTGATGATCTCTGATGTAGGATGAGCTTGCGAAAAGCAAAGCTTGGGGGGTTATAAATGCATTGACAATGTCCATAGCtcttttatttcttttcttatcattttgtttgataacATAAGTGTTTGGCTGTTTGACGTCTATTAGATGGGGAGAATTAGCCAATATTccttttgaaacttttgttCTGAATTGACGCTTAAATTGCTTTGCCGATCCAACAATAATTGGAGCATAGTACCGATTGTCTacttttattttcttttcagaCATGTCCAACGGTTGTAAGTTACGTTTGCCACTTGGCAGCAATGTTTCCATAGTCTGTTCTTCTTTGACCATACCCATATTTCGATTGGCAACATACAACTCATACGgatacaaaattttttgatacGATGCCTTTAATGAACTACTCAAACTTGTCATTATTTTACCCTTATAGCCTAACTCTCGCCCTATTTGAGCCCAAagttttttatttataaCTTCAATGAAACCGCCGCGTACTATCACCGACTGATATAATTTATACAAATCCAAGGGGCGTTTATCGATCATGGGTAGTTTACTTAAGtgaaattgtaaattgttAGTGCCATTTTTGTCCTTTGGCCTTCTTGTCTCAGGATCTTCAAAGTAATGGTATTGGTCACTCTGATGGAATTCAAGTAAATCGCGATGAAACTTGAGTCTGACAATAAGTTCATCGTTTTTAGgattattcaacaatttatcagTGTGAAACCAAAATAAATCAGAATTAACTTGATTTGTAGTTTGAAACAATGCCTCGTCCTTTACCGGTAGTTTCACTTTTACGGCACCATACTTTTTCCCCAACTCCAGTAGACTATCAACCAATGAAATGGGGTCTTTTGCtatttcttcattgatATGCAAAAATGGAATTTCATTGTCTTCTTGGTGATGAAACGGGacaatgaagaatttgtttGGTATCAGGCCATAATGTATCGGCGGAGAGGCTTTTGACTTTTGTTGAGATATATTAAACGGGCTGTAGTTGAAATTCGACAATTGACCATTAAACAACACCTGGTGGTGCTCCTCGTCGCTGACTTCAAGATGTTTCAAATCTGGTAATGTGGATGTATCAAAGAATCTGGATGATTTGGGAAAAGTTGAAGTCTGGCTGGGAATGGTCGTGGAAAGGTGTCTATGTAGATTATGTGGAATACTAGGGCTTCCGCTTTCTTCCGAATACAATGTCATGGCTATTTACAGGCTCATATGGTGAGGTCAGACAAATGACAATGAAGAATGAAAATTGTTTGCTTGGGTATTCAAAAGAGTGGGAATATTCAAAGTCGGAAAGgggaaaagaaagagagaaaaaaattatttagGATTTTTCAGTATCTGATTAGCACTTTGAGGTTACAGATGAGGTTTCTCTCAAGATTACAGATACACAGCGGAACTCTTAAGTAAGTAACTTGTGTCCATAAGTGTATACAAAGGTGGTTTTAATAATAACTTAGGGTATCGTAGGTGATATTTATACAAAGTTAAGATTTATACAAACTATCTAACTTATAATAAAGCAGCGGCAATAGCTACCAAACCAGCGGCAACACCAGCGACATTCTTAGCACCAGAACCTTCATATGAAGTAACATTTTGGTAGATGGTAGAAGTGgtgtcaatttcaagtgGTGCTGATTGAACTGGAGCAGCTTTGGATTCAACAGCGGCTGGTTTAGATTCAACAGGAGCAATTTCAGCAGGGGCAGATTCAGCAGGGGCAGATTCAGCAGGGGCAGATTCAGCAGGGGCAGCTTCAGTAGGAGCAGCCTTTGTAGATTCTTCTGCTTTAGATTCTGGGGCAACAGTGACACATTCTTCTTCACAGATGGTCTTGGTGATAGTGATCTCATTGGTAGTGTAAGAAGTTGGAATGATACATTCTTCAGTGATTGTAACAGTCGTTGGTTCTTTAACTTCAATTTCACTTGCTTTACAAATGTCAGACTCTTCACAAACAGTGACAGTTATAGTGGTTGGTTCTGGACAGTAGGTGGTGTAACCAGTAACGGTAACATCAACAGTGACAATGGTACCATTTTGGTAAGCAGCAGCTGAAGCATAAGCAGACAAGCTGGCAACGGTGGCTAATGAAGTGAATTGCATTGTGTAATAGGAAAATTAACGAAAGTAAACAGTTGGAATAATAAACTTGAAGAGCAAATGTAGTTGATgagagaagaaagaagaaagagttCTCAAGGAAAGAAGTGGGAAATCAAGTAAacttatatatatagacCTCAGAAGAGTTTTAGAATTTTCTTTAACTGCAAAATCAAGAGTATTGTCTTTGATACTGCACATAAGTGAGAAATATATCAAACGATTTTTTCTGTTACACTAAATCATACGTGAGATTACATAAGCCATGCAAATGTCTCAAATAGGAAGCTGTACTCCCTAATTGGGAAATTGACTAGGCTGATTTGGTCTATTGACCACTATTACACACGCCCAGCCAAGTAAATACATTAAAAACCCCGGTTTATTTTCCATGAAAGCTGCATAGATTAGGCAATTGATTCGTCAAATGGAGACGATCCAACTTACCTAAGAAACTTTGCTAAGTTATTAGGAAACTATAAACATCTGGATTAGTGTCTATGGAAACTGATTCAAAACATATAattttttgacaaaataGAAACTACCGATTCAGAGGTTTGTCATTTGTGATTCTTTGGATCGTCTATTTAATCTTTTACGCAGTATATGGAAGAGTCAAcatttctattgtttttgtagAACTATATACGGACTTCTATTGTTCTTCGTGTATTCTATTCATATTAAGCCGCAACACATATGCAATTAATTTgtaacaaaacaataagtGGGGCGCGTAtacagaaacaaaaaacgAGAGAACGGTCGTATGTGTAATAATGAATGCAATACCAAACTAATCACACAAAATCATATCCTTTTGAAACCAATCTGAAGGGCGACAAAGCTTATAATGGTTGCTGCTACAAAGTGAGAAGAAGCGTGGCGGTATTCAGAGCTGTAGAATCCTCAGAAAAATGTCAACATGAACCTAAATTAAAACACATTTGCCGCGTGCTTTTGCATATAATAACACCACAATGATAAAATCGTTTTCCTATACGACGTACATTACGCAAACAAACAGAAAATATCAACTTAAAACCGGCAAATCCTTCCGGATACCCCACAGGGAATGATTTTATGAGAATGTGTCAGTTTTGAATGTAATGGCCTCCACATAATGCAATCCATAACTTACGTGTCAATCACTCTAAAGCAAGGTCCCCTATCGGTTGGCTGTCTAAAAAAGTGACTGAGAGACCCAAATAGTTTGGTAATCGTTCCCACATTATGGATAACTAATAGCTATTAGCATGATGTTATTGGGTCATGTACCATTGGATGACTAAAACCCAaacattcaattcattaaacACAAGAAAATAATTGATGTTTGTTTTGGCGGTATGTGTGTTCTTGGCAATAAATGGATTGCACTGCCTTAATTATCGAGAGATGCGCAATCACAACAAGTAGAGTCTTTTAAACAACTTTTTAACTTGAAGTATAGCTGTAACATACTTTTAAAAACGAAGACTTCTACAATATTATCTAAACGTCTATGCGACACAACAAGATCAAACTCGAAACGCGCGGTTACATCTGAATCAACTTGGGGAAACCCCAAATGAATAATCACCTTGAATCCAAGTATTAAGCATTAACAAGGAGTTGCTTGGTTGATCGTATGGAACCATGTGTCCAGCATCATATACTCTCAAGAAGGtgaaatttttgtaattcttgACTTCACCAGCTGGCCTCTTcttaaattgaatatcaaGTGAAGTGTCACCAGTAGTGGTGACTTTAGTTGTAATCCATGGTTTCAAAGGCTCATTGGCAAAAGCTTCACCATGCTCGTAGTCTAACTTGTTAACCCACGCGTAGTTTCCTAACCAGTTACAAATATAGTCCTTGTCACCAGCATAAATCAAGACGGGAATTTGGTGATCTAATAACTCTGCAACATATTGTTGGAAAGGCTTAAACTCATCTCCATCCAAAAGGAAGTTTCTGAATACAGTATCATCACAGGAGGTAAAAATGTCAATGTTGGAAGCACCAACAGCTTGCTTAACATAATCCAAGTTCaaataatcatcaatgtaATTCATTTCCAAATAGCAGTTACCTCCTTCCTCTGCACAAGGTTTCCTAATGTCGTATGGGTTCAAACCTGTCTCGATATAAGGTTGCAAAAGTTTGAGATCGCAATAGTATTGAGCAGGAACACAGGAAAAtgcattttgaaatttataaCACAATTTTGCCAAACTTGCACATTTTGGGAAATCACGCTCCATTTGATCACATTGCTCTTCTGTTAAGACGGGCTTGTACCCACCTTGACCACATGCCATTGGTCTGTACTCTCCTGCCTGAATCAAAGGGTCTGTAATACCATTACCAATCAAAACTGATGCCAATTCGAACGAACGATCAGCattattgataatttcaCTAGCAAATTTTGGAACATAATGGCCAGCATAAGATTCTCCAGCAATGTGGAACTTATTTTGGGTGAATTGGGGgaatttttggaaaaacaaTTCTAGAAATACATAGACATCCTTGGCTGCAGTCTCGGTGTTTCTCACTTCATCACCACCTGAATATGAATAACCGACACCAACTGGTTGATCCAAGAAAATTACTGAAGCGTTGGAGTTCCATGAATATGGATTGTAGACCGGTTGCAATgtggaattgattgaagaaggtCCCAACTCAAAGAACAAACCCGTAGCACTACTACATCCTGGTCCTCCATTCAACCACAAAACGATTGGATCATTTTTAGGGTCATTTCTACTCTCGAAAAACCAGAAAAAGTAGTGATGATCAATGCTTTCGACGTCAATGTACCCAGTATATTGTTTGACGGTATCAAGACCCAAAATTTCTGGGTTGgtatttttgattcttaATGAATAATCCCTGAATTTGTCATTGgacaaaatttcaaactgCTCAGACTCTTCTTGCtccaacttcaatttcttcattggtGAAGTTAATTTCTGCCTATACTGTTTTACCAATTGGGAAATTTTAGAGGGCGATAACCTAGTTCGCATATCTTTCCAGGCTTTAGTCAAAATCTCTGGCGAATATTCCATTTGATTATAAATGGCATCTAACTCGGCATCAACTGATGATTGGTGTTCGACATTTTCGTTCACCAATAAAACCTGGTCATTCTTATCACCAAAAAGACCACCGAGTCCACCAAAGAGTGCCtgagttgttgaagcaaCTGTAAGTGCTTGAAGTAGGGTTGATGTCTTCATTGTATGATACCGATGagctttgttgttggaaacAAGTTGGTGGTatgttcaattgaaagctgctttaaagaagaaaccaaaattatATACGGATTAGATAAAGTGCAACTCAATTTGCGGGTTCTTTTGGTCAAGTGGCACCAAAAGGAAAGAAGAGAGAAAAGCCGACAGAAAAAAGCGGAATTTTCACCCATTTGGGAAGATAAACCCAGAATGAATTATTGAGTCAAAAGTCGGCTTTGTATGTAATATGCTCACTACTATCAGCTATTGATGCTTCTAAAGTGTAGGTGAGTCTTTATCATCCAACCCATTTCCTAAGCCAAGGACACATAACATAAGTTTGTACTGTAGATTATTCTCTCTGTTAGTTATTTACCAATGTACACTACTATTACTGGCtaaagtttttttttcaacttcctGTTGTAAACAATCGAGATATTCATTGGCAATCAAGACTCAACAGCGATCTAATCACCATGCCCTCACTTGTTCCAATAACTACAAATCCTAGGACTATCACTCCGCTTAATGGTTCTACCCCAGATGTATCCCAATTTGGATTCGGCCAATACCAGAGTATAGGGTCAAATTATGGCTTGTATGGAGGTTACATGCAACCACAAACAATTGGCAGCAATCATCGAGGCATCAACGAAAAGCTGAGGATAATAATGGGGTTAAAATCAGGAATACCatctgaaattgattggGCGTTGATGAGTTTGGCAAGAAATTCAATCCAGCCTTACTTgcaatttgaagaagatacaTTTATCGCCCATGAATTAATTAAGTATTTGTATCAACCTTTTCATTTGATACATGATAAAAAGTATAATTTAGTGAATCAGAGCATGCTTACTCACAGTCTAGATGCACTTTTGACTTTGCGAAATTCCGTTCAAGACTTGAGTAATCAGCAATGGTTGTCACAAATTGGcagtttcaaaaaacaattgattgatatcTTGAAATTCTTGTCGAACTGGCTTTTCCTGTCCGGAAAGCAAATAAATGAACTATCCGGTTTCGAAGACCAGTTTTCAGAAGCTTTAACATACATTATTGACTTATTAGAGCCCTTGACGTGTTattacatcaacaattcaaagaaTGATGTACTTTTTAACGCGTTGATGCAAATACTTTGTGTGACGGATGATAAAAACCTATTTATAAACATTCTAAAGTGTATTTCGCATTTGCTTATCACGTGGCACAAGAATTCCAAAGGttctgatgaagatgacgacaatattgatgatgacgaccAAACTTTGGACCAGGAGGAAGATGACACCAAAGTCACAAATAACTGCGTTGATGCTATAACAGATCAACAATTAGAACACGTAATCAACACCTTGTTAGTTGGTGACAACGATTTGAACAATGCAGTGTTGGActttttgaagatgtaCCTCTTTTCGGAAGCTTTACATAAGGACCATCCTAATTCTGTAAAGGACTCACAACGATTAAGATTAAAGAATTTGTTACAACTAGCAACTACAAAATCTAACTATGAAACATTGGTCAAACAGCTTCCTTTGCTACTCGTGTCAAACCTTCCATTAATGGAGCCCGTAGATCCACAACCAGTCCCAAACACGTTTCTTACCAGACGTACTCAACACTCAAATGCTCCCCTTTCCGCACCTGAATTGACCAAAGATTTGTATAGGATCATGCTTCAATTCCCAGAGCCGGCAAGGGCAACCACGTGGTTACATTGTTGCTACgaaccaacaacaagcgataaagttgaagtgacacaaatttcaatttggaaatcTTATGAAACCCAGTTTCAAGAAATCTGGAAAGTCGATGGAAGAGAACGAAACCCAAATTTGCATCCATTGTTACCTGCCgttgatttcatcaaaaatgtAACCAAAGCCTTTCCAAATGCCGAGGCAAAAGTGTTAACCATTCAGgatgaaggagaagaacaatcaagaaaaaagtTTATCATTCAAGGTATACAGCCTAGACAATTTCCAGTTAGTATAGAAACAGGGAATTACGAAGCGTTGAAATCGTCTTCGGAAATCTTACAACAAGAAGGTTCGACAACTTTACCAATTGGCCATTTTGATTCAAGgggatttgaaaattttgttgcttCCGAGCTGGAACTAATCTTAAGCGAGGAAAACAAAGTAGTCCAATCACATTTGAATTCGATCAATGAGTCAAGTCGCGATATTTTGGAGTATATTATCAAAGAGATTTTAGAAAGGGAACATGACCATGATCATGCAGCATCTAATCTTTTCAGGCTACACAACAGCTACTGGTTACCTGACTTGGTTTACGCCAATCCCTCGTTAGTTGAGTCCGGGATCATCAATAGCAAATGGCTACAATATCTTCTATAGATGTGTAATTCGAAATGTAATACTATAGTTAAACCAGTGTCGTACTGATTTAGGCGTAAATAGCGAGCGGGTCTATGAGAATGGTGTGAGgaaaaaaatcatcaaattagaaaagaaacaaggGCATAACACattgaacaacaaccaaaaccTCGTAAACACTCAAAGATGGCTGgcaaaaatcaacttcCATTCCATGTACGTGCCACTGATGTTGTACACAGATTAACTGTTCTAGGGTTAGCTGGGTTCTGTATTGTAGGTGGAGGATCAatagttttcaatatttggGCAAATTCCGATTATGCTCCTTggaacaaaaagaagttgaaatttgaGGAAGAGCAGTATCATCAATCTAGAGAGGTTGGTGAGTCCAGCTCATCACAAGTTGAATAAGGATTCACAGGAGTGATGTGATGGggtattttgtatttggagGGACTGAGTATTACATGTATATACGGATTCAATAAAATGCTTACAAACATTTGATTAATTGTAAAAAATAGTCTCTATTAAGTTCTAATACGCTTTTCTATGTCCAAGCCATCATCTGTATCCATTTTCCTCTTTCGTATGAGGTCATCTTTGTCCTCATCGCCATCTCCCTCTTcactctttttcttcttcttctttagtGGTTCCTTGGCGTGGCTGAGATATAGTACATTTCTCAAATACCTGTAATTCTCCTCATTGAAATTACTAAATTCAGCCTTGTTGATAGGATTTATAATCACTAGATCGTAATCGAATGTAAACTCATGATTACAAACTGGGCAATGCGCTTCAATCTGGTCAGATGTTTCAACTGACTTTAGcgactttttcaattctttcaataatttgTATGACATTACACAGCCGCAAGGTCGCAAATATGAATATGATGTCTTATCGTCTAATTCTTTCGTTATGGGGCATTGGAAATGAGCTATGTCATTAATGATGTCCCAAGTAATCTTGACTGTTCGTAGATCCTTTAATGACTTTAAATGTTGAAACTGTAACTGAATCTTTAGCTTATCTAGTTTACAATCTAGCAAGTACTGTAATATCTTCTCCTTTATGTATAGTTTACCTTTAAAGTCACCCACTACTGGATTATTCTTGTACAAAGGAAGACCTGAAAGTGCACAGCTTTGTAACAATATTTGTTCTTTATTTTCCCCTTTGTCCTCAGCAAATGAGGTGAATGTGGATTTCGAGTTATGCAATGATAGTATATCTTGTCTTTTGGCAATTGTACCGCCATCGTTACCCATTTTTTGATGCTCTATGCTAgttgaagagttgaaatgaatttggGATCGTATCGAAGCCGTGGGAAGCAAAACtatcaaaagcaaaaaaaaaaaatcaaacataCGGTTGACTGAAGGGAATCCAACTAGCCCATTGTACATACAATAAACAACTCCAATATTCATTGAACATGTCACAGCCTCAAAAGGTAGACCTCAATTCACTTCCACCACAGCAATTGGTGGAGATTCGTAAAAacattgatcaagaaaTCAATCATTTCACACAATCCTTACAAGCTTTACAAACAgcacaattgaaattgaaagattgtATAACCAGTATAAACAACCTAGAGAAATCCAAAGCTGAAGACATGTTGGTGCCATTGTCAAGCTCATTATATATTCCGGGAAAGGCAGTCACTAAACAAGATTACTTGGTGGATATTGGCACAGGATATTATGTTGAGAAAAAGGCAGAGGATGCTAAAAAAGTCTATGAcaaaaagatcaagaaaCTAGACGAGGATGCAAAGAAGTTGAGGGATatacttgttcaaaaaaatgaattgtTAAATGGTCTCAACTTGATTTTAAGGAGAAAGGTAATTGAAAtggaaaaacaacaagaaacaaaagctTAAACAAGACTATACCCTCAGTCTCAGTTATTCTTTTGGAACCTTGTTCAATATAAATGGCTCCAGAAATACTTGCTTCAAATTGCGTCGTTTCACGGCACCCATACCAGGTATGTTTCCCAACATCTCATTGTCGTGTTTACTGCATTGCAAGACCATCTCCTTGACCGATTTATAATTTGCTAATAGATTAGAAACATCAGTTTTATTAACTGATTTAATTCCTGTAAATGCTTCAACTACATTTGAACTGTAATCTGCTCCTTTGAATCCTCGAATACTCTGTTTTGCTTGGTGTGGAGCGTTATCGAGATGTTTGCCAAGTGCAATATAATTCCCAGCCTCTTCAAATGACCAGGCTAGCACCAATGACAAGTCATGCTTGATACAAAAATCTGACAATTTTCGCAACACTTCTTGATGCgaatcaatatcaacaactacTAATAAGACGCGTAAGTTATTATCTTTTCGATTCTCAATTATAGTCGATCCTTTATTCAACCTCTTTAGTCTAGTCCAAATATACTCAGGTCTCAACTTGTGATACTTTAATGACAAgaaaaggatttgaaaagtgGGACTAATGTAGTAGTCAGATAATATACTTCCATCAAAAACCCAGGGGGTTGTTTTCATCATCGATTCACTCAACAAAGGGTTCTTCTCTTGTGACTTGTGCACAAGTATATCGGATAGGCCGCTTGATCTTGGCTGTTGTGGTAGTCTACCTGGCCGTATTTGATTGCTAACATTGGAAGATGAGAGGCGAGGTGGTGGTGACGATTGCTTAGGTTGTTGAGGAACAGGCGAGACTGGTTTTGCTGTTGGTTTCTCTAAAGTTGCTCTTTGTGTTTCCAATACTTTCCTTGCAGTTGTTATATTGTTTGTGATTGGCTTCACTGGTGAACTAGCAGTGGGAGGTGATGGTTTTTGCTGTTGGGGCTTTCTCTGTATTGTTATGTCATTTTCCGAAAAATCACCACCATGTTCATC is part of the Candida orthopsilosis Co 90-125, chromosome 2 draft sequence genome and harbors:
- a CDS encoding Pga26 GPI-anchored adhesin-like protein (protein of the cell wall, role in cell integrity), with the protein product MQFTSLATVASLSAYASAAAYQNGTIVTVDVTVTGYTTYCPEPTTITVTVCEESDICKASEIEVKEPTTVTITEECIIPTSYTTNEITITKTICEEECVTVAPESKAEESTKAAPTEAAPAESAPAESAPAESAPAEIAPVESKPAAVESKAAPVQSAPLEIDTTSTIYQNVTSYEGSGAKNVAGVAAGLVAIAAALL
- a CDS encoding Prc3 carboxypeptidase Y precursor; the protein is MKTSTLLQALTVASTTQALFGGLGGLFGDKNDQVLLVNENVEHQSSVDAELDAIYNQMEYSPEILTKAWKDMRTRLSPSKISQLVKQYRQKLTSPMKKLKLEQEESEQFEILSNDKFRDYSLRIKNTNPEILGLDTVKQYTGYIDVESIDHHYFFWFFESRNDPKNDPIVLWLNGGPGCSSATGLFFELGPSSINSTLQPVYNPYSWNSNASVIFLDQPVGVGYSYSGGDEVRNTETAAKDVYVFLELFFQKFPQFTQNKFHIAGESYAGHYVPKFASEIINNADRSFELASVLIGNGITDPLIQAGEYRPMACGQGGYKPVLTEEQCDQMERDFPKCASLAKLCYKFQNAFSCVPAQYYCDLKLLQPYIETGLNPYDIRKPCAEEGGNCYLEMNYIDDYLNLDYVKQAVGASNIDIFTSCDDTVFRNFLLDGDEFKPFQQYVAELLDHQIPVLIYAGDKDYICNWLGNYAWVNKLDYEHGEAFANEPLKPWITTKVTTTGDTSLDIQFKKRPAGEVKNYKNFTFLRVYDAGHMVPYDQPSNSLLMLNTWIQGDYSFGVSPS
- a CDS encoding Ecm5 protein (S. cerevisiae homolog ECM5 has role fungal-type cell wall organization and localizes to Snt2C complex); protein product: MTLYSEESGSPSIPHNLHRHLSTTIPSQTSTFPKSSRFFDTSTLPDLKHLEVSDEEHHQVLFNGQLSNFNYSPFNISQQKSKASPPIHYGSIPNKFFIVPFHHQEDNEIPFLHINEEIAKDPISLVDSLSELGKKYGAVKVKLPVKDEALFQTTNQVNSDLFWFHTDKLLNNPKNDELIVRLKFHRDLLEFHQSDQYHYFEDPETRRPKDKNGTNNLQFHLSKLPMIDKRPLDLYKLYQSVIVRGGFIEVINKKLWAQIGRELGYKGKIMTSLSSSLKASYQKILYPYELYVANRNMGMVKEEQTMETLSPSGKRNLQPLDMSEKKIKVDNRYYAPIIVGSAKQFKRQFRTKVSKGILANSPHLIDVKQPNTYVIKQNDKKRNKRAMDIVNAFITPQALLFASSSYIRDHQDGSSLTEVPKIASSYTLRQFMEKDIKFQEYIVQQNKDLFRADPGQRDCIGFKELESLYWRYIRNQDVDSVFSNGIELEMGKDLPSSVHGSGFVRIGDDMSNFKNALNNHQLSLSHAKQAVNAKNPNTTPHGFSHQNPWEYNQATSIDRTMESALYPWNLHNFSTLPNAILGTLNESDIGNQELTETRVNVGMTFSTENWTCEDHFTQLINYHFFGAPKRWYFIPESEFEKFEQLVRDATHDVMLASTVNHDEPVDMDKVCAALFRSNCDEIDTDLIIKSLENSVNAKSDVNLQHGNAKLDAICQHKEFKYNQDLRITPELLEKNNIRYTTTVQNPGEFIIKFPKTYSSAQSYGFNFTEETNFASSLWLDYAIEGENWLSKQGILPNFSVFKLLVTVAMIYDNGGYISFNSDVFARVASLYEALYLREIELRDKIRKLKIKETSVVEESLSDIIADDDHSSIFPSRVMITEIDSKDSMLISMESFLKYLDSPDFMDKFQVELQLFHSDDKLKSYFKILNEYSVNFESWIRNYETMMAQDSEITLKQYKILLNEGDKINSSIFSTAAAGEQPYDQHRLNLFGEYLNNLRHFTSSATQFIEDCQNILSLKHQQRIRNGQDSSSQERAFSLNELTSIVEKIPSLNFTCPEIDQILELKTEIENFDKASRSLISKKNRSLQEFDDLISLGESFGLDIPSLDFIIRIRDRLRWIKTYNLIEKGVDPYADKKEVFSIGHLKEFYNTGLKLLAEGDLEYIKSIETVLNQSIVFNNDVKRFLQYTYVHDLDLDKLKSIVDNFTQEKLFISSENYTVLSKIHTNMKLISSFKEKQKANQSTYHELKQLYNAIIDSGLEFETSKIQEALIETESWTGIQWSKFNNVKILTTMTNLVTDDNINPKLTLHTKLMEKLQWLLYKSEYNLSSDDKFEESSSFSSHQEEHDDPKFYCVCREYEHGTMVECEQCREWYHVQCVKDISNPKEDIYKCPVCLLLSSGQDKDRYLASKLTLNEVMDIYRVGKALKAAPVNETTVMGDLIELLKSYRDYIKLGEILNESNDQIRLEKLIFIVRKLYGCGLFIDDLYMEVLQHAKLAQKIILGEGKQNEPSVVATASGDETEPEFENGTNDVFEQESVGQRDLLTVEPTANGQFAKDSNGIDRSHLNEVVPENGTIDDKSNKQLNFVFYAPNETTHESTIQNGVYSVPTDQLSSQAVPPITSSDDYSEATNHTSTSLAPVEVKRNHHLEISRDGSVPEVSGSPKIEEPNQTLPKPGSGKHSFCKEVVLNGVVRNNGSENSDNSMNNHVSVSKDPEIKSGPDEKVDSIVSH